A window of the Pyrodictium abyssi genome harbors these coding sequences:
- a CDS encoding ABC transporter ATP-binding protein — MLRVEDLAVEIGGRRILQGVSLEAGPGELHVVMGPNGAGKSTLLNTIMGLRRYRVVSGRVLLQGEDITGRPVYERARMGVALAHQFPPALKGLTLRELVSAMERVYGSARDVEWAAEILDVEKFMDRPLFAGMSGGERKRVELYLTVLQRPRVALLDEPDSGVDIETLERIEELLVGLRERGVLVLLVSHTMYMLEKLADRGAIDRVHVMVAGRLVASGPPGEVFRELRRAGFQGIARAHAG; from the coding sequence ATGCTGAGGGTAGAAGACCTGGCTGTCGAGATCGGTGGAAGGAGGATACTCCAGGGTGTTAGCCTGGAGGCTGGCCCCGGAGAGCTGCACGTGGTGATGGGGCCGAACGGGGCTGGCAAGTCTACGCTGCTAAACACGATTATGGGTCTACGCCGCTACCGGGTGGTGAGCGGCCGTGTACTCCTCCAGGGCGAGGACATAACGGGTAGGCCCGTCTACGAGAGGGCCCGTATGGGCGTGGCTCTCGCCCACCAGTTTCCCCCGGCCCTCAAGGGGCTGACGCTACGCGAGCTCGTGTCGGCTATGGAGAGGGTCTATGGCAGCGCTCGTGACGTCGAGTGGGCCGCCGAGATACTAGACGTGGAGAAGTTCATGGACCGGCCGCTCTTCGCGGGTATGAGCGGTGGTGAGCGTAAGCGCGTAGAGCTTTACCTTACCGTTCTCCAGAGACCGAGAGTAGCGCTGCTAGACGAGCCAGATAGCGGTGTCGATATCGAGACCCTGGAGCGCATAGAGGAGCTACTGGTGGGGCTCCGGGAGAGGGGTGTACTAGTGCTGCTGGTGAGCCACACCATGTACATGCTCGAGAAGCTGGCGGATAGGGGAGCCATAGACCGTGTCCACGTGATGGTTGCTGGCCGTCTCGTGGCCTCGGGCCCCCCGGGCGAGGTGTTCAGGGAGCTGAGGAGGGCCGGGTTCCAGGGCATAGCGAGGGCACACGCGGGGTGA
- a CDS encoding SufD family Fe-S cluster assembly protein: protein MADGLRERALRALRRPGRYGPDVDVEEFLSAERGRGDGAEEALEKLGFGRDVLQRAGYVQVNEEIVRSVMLRRLERQGVVVLPLYEALEKLPWARDYYWRAVPVDTDRYTASVEVYGKRLGYFIYVPPGIRVEHPIYTCLLITEELEAQLVHNIVVVDEGAEATLVTGCGVSHRVNKALHIGVSEFYVKRGAVLRFAMIHSWGRGVHVKPRTGVVVKEGGSYISYYLVHGPVASVQSYPRIELHRGARLYSASIIAGEGSSVYDVGTLAQLRGPGATAEIVSRVMARDSARVYARARIEAYAPDTRGHIECLGLPLSPRAVIESIPELSSNVEGAELTHEAAIGKIAEEELEYLMSRGFTEDEARSLLLRGFLHIEVPGLPPQVRSLIRYVERTLAEKATG, encoded by the coding sequence GTGGCTGATGGCCTCAGGGAGAGGGCTCTACGGGCTCTCCGGCGCCCAGGGCGCTACGGCCCCGACGTGGACGTCGAGGAGTTCCTCTCCGCGGAGCGCGGCAGGGGCGACGGCGCCGAGGAGGCGCTCGAGAAGCTGGGGTTCGGCAGGGATGTGCTCCAGAGGGCCGGCTACGTGCAGGTTAACGAGGAGATCGTCCGCAGCGTGATGCTCCGCAGGCTGGAGCGCCAGGGCGTAGTGGTTCTACCGCTCTACGAGGCTCTAGAGAAGCTCCCATGGGCCCGGGACTACTACTGGCGCGCCGTCCCGGTGGACACGGACAGGTATACCGCTAGTGTCGAGGTGTATGGCAAGCGGCTGGGCTACTTCATCTACGTGCCGCCGGGGATCAGGGTCGAGCATCCTATCTACACGTGCCTGCTCATAACCGAGGAGCTGGAGGCCCAGCTGGTACACAACATAGTTGTGGTGGACGAGGGTGCTGAGGCTACGCTCGTGACGGGCTGCGGGGTCTCCCACCGGGTTAACAAGGCACTCCACATAGGCGTCTCCGAGTTCTACGTGAAGCGCGGCGCTGTGCTGAGGTTCGCTATGATACACTCGTGGGGCCGCGGGGTGCACGTGAAGCCGCGTACGGGCGTCGTTGTGAAGGAGGGCGGGAGCTACATAAGCTACTACCTGGTCCACGGCCCGGTTGCTAGTGTGCAGAGCTACCCGAGGATAGAGCTGCACCGCGGCGCTAGGCTCTACAGCGCATCAATAATAGCTGGGGAGGGCAGCTCGGTCTACGATGTTGGTACGCTCGCCCAGCTCCGCGGGCCCGGCGCCACTGCTGAGATAGTGTCGAGGGTTATGGCCCGTGACTCTGCCCGGGTATACGCGAGGGCCCGTATCGAGGCCTATGCACCGGACACGCGGGGCCACATCGAGTGCCTCGGGCTCCCCCTATCCCCGAGAGCCGTGATAGAGTCTATACCGGAGCTCTCGAGCAACGTAGAGGGCGCCGAGCTCACCCACGAGGCGGCCATCGGGAAGATAGCGGAGGAGGAGCTAGAATACCTAATGTCCCGCGGCTTCACCGAGGACGAGGCCCGCAGCCTACTCCTGCGGGGCTTCCTCCACATCGAGGTGCCGGGGCTGCCTCCGCAGGTGCGTAGCTTGATACGCTACGTGGAGCGCACCCTG
- a CDS encoding serine hydrolase: MPAGIERLASEYIQARMSATRTPGVSVSLQRDGEPLLQRGYGYRCLEKGLPATAETVYGIASISKTITAVAVMQLVEKGLLSLDDPAEKYLPIELRVRSEPVRIWHLLSHTSGIPALGYAEALVTGYMGLGDAWLAFSDPRDVLAWLERGARHWALARPGERFFYLNEGYVALGVIVERLSGLRFAEYVRRHIAGPLGMRSTTFDHQEAFASPLLATPYDASQRPPRPARVPTGIAADGGGWSTVVDLARLMAALAGSGRLDGVEILSRSSVEEMERPRAELPAQLFGGDSYGLGVLVYPGFPGGRLVGHSGSLMVYTGFAGYVREKGVSVAVLANADPGAPQIAMSLAAAAAGADPWSLPFNVADRVLGLLEGVYTGFMGTVRVRVERVGDALLLESVEPPGRREVLFPERLDPVEPVFLSARAGKRLRVVFRVDAEKGVVELLYDRYRLVKAVEPGGVIAG; the protein is encoded by the coding sequence ATGCCAGCAGGCATTGAGAGGCTTGCATCGGAGTACATTCAGGCGCGGATGTCCGCTACCCGCACCCCCGGGGTTAGTGTCTCGCTACAGCGGGATGGCGAGCCGCTTCTCCAGAGGGGCTATGGGTATCGCTGCCTTGAGAAGGGGCTGCCTGCCACGGCTGAAACGGTCTACGGCATAGCGTCCATATCCAAGACTATAACCGCTGTCGCGGTTATGCAGCTCGTCGAGAAAGGACTGCTGAGCCTCGACGACCCAGCGGAGAAGTACCTACCCATAGAGCTGCGCGTCCGGAGCGAGCCGGTCCGCATCTGGCACCTGCTGAGCCACACGAGCGGTATACCGGCGCTCGGCTACGCGGAGGCCCTAGTCACGGGCTACATGGGGCTCGGGGACGCCTGGCTCGCCTTCTCCGACCCCCGCGACGTGCTGGCATGGCTCGAAAGGGGTGCCCGTCACTGGGCCCTGGCCAGGCCTGGTGAGAGGTTCTTCTACCTCAACGAGGGCTACGTAGCGCTCGGCGTCATAGTGGAGCGGCTCTCTGGCCTACGCTTCGCCGAGTACGTGCGTAGGCACATAGCCGGGCCGCTCGGCATGAGGTCTACCACGTTCGACCACCAGGAGGCCTTCGCGTCGCCGCTGCTAGCCACGCCCTACGACGCTTCGCAGCGCCCGCCTAGGCCGGCTAGGGTGCCCACGGGGATAGCTGCTGACGGCGGTGGCTGGAGCACCGTGGTGGACCTAGCGAGGCTCATGGCGGCGCTGGCTGGTAGCGGCAGGCTCGACGGCGTAGAGATACTCTCACGGAGCAGCGTGGAGGAGATGGAGCGGCCGCGTGCCGAGCTGCCAGCGCAGCTCTTCGGCGGCGACAGCTACGGGCTGGGCGTGCTCGTGTACCCTGGGTTCCCTGGCGGCAGGCTCGTTGGGCATAGTGGCTCCCTCATGGTCTACACCGGGTTTGCCGGCTACGTGAGGGAGAAAGGCGTCTCGGTGGCTGTCCTGGCTAACGCCGACCCCGGGGCGCCGCAGATAGCCATGAGCTTGGCCGCAGCCGCGGCTGGCGCCGACCCGTGGAGCCTACCGTTCAACGTGGCCGACCGCGTCCTGGGGCTCCTGGAGGGCGTCTACACCGGGTTCATGGGGACTGTCCGGGTGCGCGTGGAGAGGGTGGGTGATGCACTGCTACTGGAGAGCGTGGAGCCGCCGGGGCGGCGTGAGGTGCTCTTCCCGGAGCGGCTGGACCCTGTTGAGCCAGTGTTCCTTTCGGCCCGGGCGGGGAAGAGGCTACGCGTAGTGTTCCGTGTAGACGCTGAGAAGGGTGTCGTCGAGCTGCTCTACGACAGGTACCGGCTGGTCAAGGCCGTGGAGCCTGGGGGTGTCATAGCGGGTTGA